A single window of Arcobacter venerupis DNA harbors:
- a CDS encoding aspartate aminotransferase family protein encodes MNEQIEQIDKEYVLHTYSRNYVNFKKGINATLFDENDKDYIDFTSGIAVCSVGHGNKRVADKIYEQILNITHISNLYAIEPQAKLAKKLKELCGYDIRTFFANSGAEANEGAIKIARKYGETKFENKRYKVITLEHSFHGRTITTVKATGQSSMHTPNFAPYPDGFSYHNKIDDIYNAIDNETVAVMIELVQGEGGVQPFDKKEIQELAKFLKENDILLIIDEVQTGVYRTGEFLAANLYEIEPDIVTLAKGLGGGVPIGAIMTTLKDIFSPGDHGSTFGGNYLVTTAALEVLDILEEVKDSGALAETIIYFNKKLNEIYENHREIFTDNVGLGLMRGLRVKDADTLALVIKTAFEHGVLVLKAGKNTLRLLPALTISKEEMNEGFKRLENALDKIKQD; translated from the coding sequence AACAAATAGAACAAATAGACAAAGAGTATGTATTACATACTTATTCTAGAAATTATGTTAACTTTAAAAAAGGTATAAATGCTACACTTTTTGATGAAAATGATAAAGATTATATAGATTTTACATCAGGAATTGCAGTTTGTAGTGTAGGACATGGAAATAAAAGAGTTGCTGATAAAATTTATGAACAAATTTTAAATATAACTCATATTTCAAATTTATATGCAATTGAACCACAAGCAAAATTAGCAAAAAAATTAAAAGAATTATGTGGATATGACATTAGAACTTTTTTTGCAAATAGTGGTGCTGAAGCAAATGAAGGTGCTATAAAAATTGCAAGAAAATATGGTGAAACTAAATTTGAAAATAAAAGATATAAAGTTATCACATTAGAACACTCTTTTCATGGAAGAACTATTACAACTGTAAAAGCAACTGGACAAAGCTCAATGCATACTCCAAACTTTGCTCCATATCCAGATGGTTTTTCTTATCATAATAAAATAGATGATATTTATAATGCAATTGATAATGAAACAGTTGCTGTTATGATTGAACTTGTTCAAGGGGAAGGTGGTGTTCAACCTTTTGATAAAAAAGAGATTCAAGAATTAGCAAAATTCTTAAAAGAAAATGATATTTTATTAATCATTGATGAAGTTCAAACAGGAGTTTATAGAACAGGTGAGTTCTTAGCTGCTAATCTTTATGAAATTGAACCAGATATTGTTACTCTTGCAAAAGGTTTAGGTGGTGGAGTTCCAATTGGTGCTATTATGACAACACTAAAAGATATTTTTAGTCCAGGTGATCATGGTTCTACTTTTGGTGGGAATTATTTAGTAACTACTGCTGCTTTAGAAGTTTTAGATATTTTAGAAGAGGTAAAAGATAGTGGGGCTTTAGCTGAAACTATTATTTATTTTAATAAAAAATTAAATGAAATTTATGAAAACCATAGAGAAATCTTCACTGATAATGTTGGTTTAGGACTAATGAGAGGACTAAGAGTTAAAGATGCTGATACTTTAGCACTTGTTATTAAAACTGCCTTTGAACATGGTGTATTAGTTTTAAAAGCAGGGAAAAATACTTTAAGACTTCTTCCAGCATTAACTATCTCAAAAGAAGAGATGAATGAAGGATTTAAAAGATTAGAAAATGCACTTGATAAAATCAAACAAGATTAA
- a CDS encoding TolC family protein, with protein MHLIKSNKIKLLLCSLIFSNLYAQTETFDEKILSEKRLKNFDLSQEQIKEDSSKLRKDWINPITYQYTNNLGEDDKTQRSMISINQPIFQSGGIYQAIKYADNSYKYADLDLAQQKKELIKEALNYLYNIEKANLNIEKAKYTLENAKIDVNRKKEQVLNGFLDASFLDDALLTLNTTKNNLVDLKYQKQELINNFNNISSNDYTNFELPTFTIFSEKEFLENNINLKKIEADVDKKGNYSYMTMAKYLPSVNAYYTYSKYHDTDNNTKYSKENDQTFGLSVTVPFDSRTFNDVQSKRIDYLKSKLNLENSLDDEKTFFKSKLQKISMIEERLQITRDDLEVYTSILKIINEEKEAQLKTQSDLDTLQNSQKIKSLDLKIYEVDKQIELLEMYAKLQ; from the coding sequence ATGCACTTGATAAAATCAAACAAGATTAAACTACTTTTATGTAGTTTAATCTTTTCAAATTTATATGCCCAAACTGAAACTTTTGATGAAAAAATACTTTCAGAAAAAAGATTAAAAAATTTTGATTTATCGCAAGAACAGATTAAAGAAGATAGTTCAAAACTGAGAAAAGATTGGATAAATCCAATTACTTATCAATATACAAATAATTTGGGTGAAGATGATAAAACTCAAAGGTCAATGATATCTATTAATCAGCCTATTTTTCAAAGTGGAGGAATCTATCAAGCTATAAAATATGCGGATAATAGTTATAAATATGCTGATTTAGATTTAGCTCAACAAAAAAAAGAGCTAATAAAAGAAGCATTAAATTATCTTTATAATATTGAAAAAGCAAACTTAAATATTGAAAAAGCAAAATACACTTTAGAAAATGCAAAAATAGATGTGAATAGAAAAAAAGAGCAAGTTCTAAATGGTTTTTTAGATGCTTCATTTTTAGATGATGCCCTTTTAACTTTGAATACTACAAAAAATAACTTGGTTGATTTAAAATATCAAAAACAAGAATTAATTAATAATTTTAATAATATCTCTTCAAATGATTATACAAATTTTGAGTTACCAACTTTTACAATATTTAGTGAAAAAGAGTTTTTAGAAAATAATATAAATCTAAAAAAAATAGAAGCTGATGTGGATAAAAAAGGCAATTATTCATATATGACAATGGCTAAATATCTTCCAAGTGTAAATGCTTATTATACTTATTCAAAATACCATGATACAGATAATAATACAAAATACTCAAAAGAGAATGACCAAACTTTTGGATTAAGTGTAACTGTACCTTTTGATTCAAGAACTTTTAATGATGTTCAAAGTAAAAGGATTGATTATCTAAAATCAAAATTAAATTTAGAAAATAGCTTAGATGATGAAAAAACTTTTTTCAAAAGTAAACTTCAAAAAATATCAATGATTGAAGAAAGATTACAAATTACAAGAGATGATTTAGAAGTTTATACCTCTATTTTAAAAATCATAAATGAAGAGAAAGAAGCCCAATTAAAAACCCAAAGTGATTTAGACACCCTTCAAAACTCACAAAAAATCAAATCTTTAGATCTGAAAATCTATGAAGTTGATAAACAAATCGAACTTCTTGAAATGTATGCAAAACTTCAATAG